A stretch of DNA from Sphingomonas ginkgonis:
GCTGGTGCCCTCGTCGAGCACGAGGATCAGCGGATCGTCGCTCATGGCGCGAGGCCGCGCTTCCGCCATCGCCGGTCGCGGAGGGCGTTCACAACCGCCCGGCGACCCGGGCGACCTGGCGGCCGACCAAGTCCAGCTGGTCGAGCACCGCCGGATCGAGGCAGCCGCCGCCAGCGGTGAACGTGTCGGGTCCGACCTTGAGCGCGGCGCCGAACGGCGTCGGCCAGCCCCGCAGGGCATGCGCGATGGTGCGTAGCGTCGTCATCCCGCTGTTCGCCGCCTGGTGCCCGAAAGCGGTGACGATCAGGCCGACGGGGCGCCCGTGAAGATAGGGGCGGCGATCGGCCGCGAGCTCCTCGAGATAGTCGATCGCGTTCTTGACGAGGCCGGAAACGGTGCCGTGATAGCCGGGGCTGGCGAGCAGCACGCCGTCGGCGTCGCGGATCGCGGCGATCAGCTCGGCGCCGTCGCTGGCCGACCAGTGCGGCCCCCGATAGTGGGGGAGCGCCGCCATGTAGGCGCCATCGAACGTGCTCACCTCGGCGCCCTCGTCGCGCGCGGCGGCGGCGGCGGCGGCGAGCGCGAGTTCGGTGCTGCTGCCGGGCCGGATCGTTCCGCCGATGGCCACGATCCTGGGTGCCTTGCTCATCCTTCGCTTATCTCCACTCGCATCTTGGGCCGCCGCGTCGCGCCGAACCCGCCTGCCGGAATCGGCCGAGCGGACGGGCACGCTGCTGTCCTTGCTCAATCGGGCGCTCGTTTCCAGTCCGCCGGGCCTGTCGCCGGCCGTTGCGGACGGATCGTCGCTTGCGCTTCGCAGGACGCAGCGGCAGGCACCGCGGCTCTTGCCCGGGCCAAGCGCGCCTCGCGAGCCGGCCTGCCTCGAGGAGATGTGATGAGCGACCTGCCCTTTCCGCCAGCCACCCTGCCGCTCGGACCGGGCGGGCCGCCGGTCTCGCCCCTGGCGTGGGGCATGTGGCGCCTGGCGGGCTCGCGCGAGGAAGCGGCGGTGCTGGTCCATGCCGCGCTCGATGCCGGGCTGACCTTGCTCGACACCGCCGACATCTACGGCTTCGACGGACGGGACGGCTTCGGCAACGCGGAGGTGCTGCTCGGCGAGGTGCTCGCCGCCGATCCCGGGCTGCGGACGCGCATGGTGCTCGCGACCAAGGGCGGCATCCGGCCGCCGCTGCCCTACGACCAGAGCGGCGCCTACCTCGCCAGGGCGATAGACGCGTCGCTCCGGCGCCTGCGGGTCGAGCGCATCGATCTCTACCAGATCCACCGTCCCGACATCCTGGCGCACCCGCAGGAGGTCGCCCGTACGCTGGAGGAGGCGGTCGCGGCGGGGAAGATCGACCGACTCGGCGTCTCGAACTTCACGCCGGCGCAGATCGAGACGCTGAAGCACTTCCTCACGGTCCCGCTCGCCACGACCCAGCCGGAGATCTCGCCGCTGCGCATCGATTGTTTCGAAAATGGCGAGTTGGATCAGGCGCTCCGGCTCGGGCTTCGGCCGCTGGCCTGGTCGCCGCTTGGCGGCGGGCGGCTGATCGATCCCGAGGACGAGCGCGACCGCGCGGTGGCCGCTGCGTTGGACGAGGTCGCGCAGGCGCACGGCGTCGCCCGCAGCGTGGCGGCGCTCAGCTGGCTGATGGCACATCCGGCCGGAATCATCCCCATCGTCGGATCTCAGAAAGCCGAGCGGATCCGCGAAGCGGCGGAGGCGCTGCGCGTGCGCTGGACTCGCGAGCAATGGTACGCGGTGCTGGTCGCAGCGCGCGGAGAGAAGCTGCCGTAGCGGCGGCCGGGTGCGGGCGCTGTGCGTGACAAGTCAGCCACTTTCGGAACCGGAACGACTATCCGGCGGTTTGATCGGGCGAGCCGCTGCCGCTTTGCGACGGGCTCGAACGACCATCGAAGGGCGTCGAGAAGGGCTGACGCGACAGCTTCTTGAACGCTCACCCTTGAGGAGGGCTGTCATGAAGAAACTTGCGCTGCTTGCCATCTCCGCCGCCGCGGCCGCCGTCAGCGGTTGCGCCTACGACACGTACGGGCCGAACGACGGCGGCTGGGGCTACTATGATCGTGGCTACTACACGCAGTACGGAAGCTACGACTATGATCGTCCCGATCCGCGCTACAACGGCTATTACGCTGACCGTTACTACCGCGAGGATCCCCGCTACCGCGAGCGTCAGCTGAGCTACGACGACCGCGTCTATGTCGGCAACGACGGCCGCTACTACTGCCGCCGCTCTGACGGCACGACCGGGCTGATCGTCGGCGGGATCGCCGGCGGTGCGCTGGGCTCGATCATCGCGCCGGGCGGTGCGAAGCCGCTGGGCGCGGTGCTCGGCGCGATCGCCGGCGGCGCCGTCGGCACCTCGGCCGACCGCAACCGCGTGACCTGCCGCTAACCGGCTGGGCGCCGCTCCCGGGAGCGGCGCCCGACTGGCCACCATTGCTGTGGCCGAATTGCAGCGCCCCGCGAAATTGATCGGTGGTTATTAACTGCAATTGAATCTTAGGTTTTTCCCGCTCAACTTGCGCGGGTGAACCCTGTTTCCGAGCATGAAACCAAGCTGGTCGCCGCCCTCGCCTGGCGGGCGACCTGCCTTCGCCTGTTCGTCGAGCTGGAGCAGCTCGTCGACGAGGCGCTGAACGCGCTGACCCCGGCTCGCCAGCGCCGGCGCCGGCTCGGCAACCGCGAGCTGCGCGCGCGCTTCGCGCTGCTCCAGGAGCGGGTCGCCACGCGCCCGTTGACCGTCTACGTCCGCTCCGCCCGCAACGCGCTCGCCGCGCTCGAGCCGCTGCTCGACTGGCGCGGGCAGCTTCTCTACGGCGAGGCGTCGGTCTGGCACGGCCGCAAGGGCCAGTGGCTGATCACCATTCACATCGAGGCCGCGAACGACGGCAGTCCGGTACGCTGGCACGCCATCCCCTTTGACGAGGCCGAGCGGCTCGAGGCCGAACTCGGCGACGGGGTCGAGCGGCTGCGCCGACGCCTCGCCTCGCTCGACGAGCTCGCCGCCTAGCTCGCGAACGCGGGGTCGAGCCGGTACGCCTTGCGCAGCAGCGCGGGCCAGGCGAGATAGTTGGCGGCGACCTTGAGGCCGGTCGCGCCCTGCTGCGCGGTGATCTCCGGCGAGCCCTGCGGGGGGCGGTTGAGCCGGTCGCCGGCGGACAGCGCCAGCACCTGCGCCTCGCAGGCCCGCTCGAGGAAATAGATCTTGATGAAGGCTTCGCCGATCGTCTCGCCGACGCTGAGCGTGCCATGGTTGCGCAGCAGCATGACGCCATGACTGCCGAGATCGGCGACCAGCCGCTCGCGCTCGTCGAGGTCGACCGCCACGCCCTCATAGTCATGGAAGGCGAGATCGCCGCCGACCAGCATCGCGGTCTGGGTCAGCGGCAACAGCCCCTCTTCGTGCGCGGCGACCGCCTGGCCGTGCGGCGTGTGGAGGTGGATGACCGCCTGCGCATCCTCGCGCGCCATGTGGATCGCGGAGTGGATGGTGAAGCCGGCGGGATTGGTGATGAAGGGCGTCGGATCGACCGGATTGCCGTTGGTGTCGACCTTGACCAGCGAGCTGGCAGTCACTTCCTCGAACATGAGGTTGTAGGGGTTGAGCAGGAAGTGGTGCTCGGGCCCGGGGATGCGCACCGACATGTGGGTGAAGATGAGATCGTCCCAGCCGTAGTGGGCGATCAGCCGGTAGGCGGCGGCGAGATCGACGCGGAGCTTCCACTCCTCCTCGCCGACCTTCCCCTCCAGGCTCGGGATCTCGACCTCGCCGGGCGTGGCGAGGCGCTCCATCCCGCGGTTGATGTTGTCGACACGGTTCATGCCATCTTCTCCTTGGCCCCAATCTCTCGGGCAACGTCGGGGTGGGCGGCGGCGACGGCGGGCAGGGCGAGGCAGCTCGCCTCGACCCGCGCCAGCGTCGGATAGGGAGCGAGCGGCACGTCGAAGCGCCGCGCATTGTAGAGCTGGGGCACGAGGCAGATGTCGGCGAAGCCGATCTCGTCGCCGGCGAGGAAGCGGCCGGCACCCGGCGCCGCCATCGCTTCCAGCGCGGCGAGCCCTTCGCGCACCCAGTGGCGATACCATTCGTCGGCGGCTTCCTGCGACTGGCCCAGCTCCCCCTTGAGATGCCGCAGCACGCGCAGATTGTTGAGCGGGTGGATGTCGCAAGCGACCACCAGCGCCATCGCCAGCACATGGCTGCGCGCCGCCGGGTCCTTGGGGACGAACGGCGGCTGCTCGTGGCGGGCGTCGAGATAGTCCATGATCGCCAGGCTTTGGACGAGGCGGTGGCCGTCGATCTCGAGCATCGGGACGAGGCCCTGCGGGTTCTCGGCGCGCCACGCCTCCGATCGCTGGTCGCCGGCGGCGAGGTCGACGACATGGGTGTCGAAGTCGACGCCCTTGAGGTGCAGGGCGATGCGGACGCGATAGCAGGCGGAGGAGCGCCAGTAATCGTGGAGCAGCGGTTTCATCGCGCGCGAACGGTCCGAAGAGTCACAGGGTCGAGCCGCGTCGCCAGGTTCGGTGCGGCACGAAAGGTCCCAATGGTCACAGTGTCGCGCTTCTTCACGGGAGACGAGACGGGCCGCTGGGACCGGCGCGCTGCCTGCGGATCTTCCTGCCGGTGCGCAGTTGTGGCCCGGTGCCACTGCCAAGAGGCGGCAGGACTCGTCTGGGATGCGCTCGGTTCGCTCGTCGCCATGCCCGCGTGAATGCCACAGGTGGGGCGCGGTAGGACAGGCCAAATCAGCCGAGGAAGGGGGCGATCACCGCCTCGGGCACGCGCAGCGGGCGGCCGCTCGCCCGGTCGAGGATCGCCCATACCGTCAGCGCGCGGACCCGCGGTTTCCCATCCGCGCCGGTGAACTCCATGTGGCGGTCGAAGCGGGCGCCGCGCGGAGCCTCGCCGACCCAGGTCCGCGCGGTCAGCACGTCGCCGGGCAGCGCGGCGCGCAGATAGTCGATCTCGTGGCGGACCACGACCCAGATATAGGCAGCGTCGTGCGCCGGGTCGGCGACGCTCCGCCAGTGGGCGACCGCGACGTCCTGGATCCACTGCACCCAGACCGCATTGTTGACGTGGCCGAGCTCGTCGATGTGGTCGGGGGTGGCGGTGATGGTGGCGGTGAAGACGGGGCGGGTCATGTGGCAGGTGTCGCGAAGGCCGGGCCGATACCGGTCGCGGCGATGAACCCGTCGAGGGCGGCCTTGCCGTCGGGATGCCCCTTGTCGAGCAGGTCGGCGATGGCGGCGGTGTCGCCGCGCGGCGCCCCCAGTTCCTCGACCAGTGCCAGCCATTCGCGCCGGTTTACCGTCTTCTGCGCGCCATGGCGGGCGATCAGGGTGCGGACGAAGCGGCCGAAGTCGCCGCCGGCCGCCTTCTCCGCAACCAGGGCGAGGATCACGCCACAGGCATAATAGGCGCGGAAGTCGTCGGTCCGCTGGTAGGCGGCCTCGATCCCGCCATGGGCGAGATAGGGAACGCATTCGTCGCGCGCCTCGCGAAGCCGGGCATGGATGTCGTAGTGGGGGTCGGCGGCGGCGGTCGCGCGGAAGGCGAGCAGTTCGGCGCCGCCCTCGGTGATCCAGCTCTCCTCCGGGCGGCTGTAGGCGATCGCCTGACCGAGCCAGAAATGCGCGGACTCGTGCGCGGCGAACCAGCGCGCCTGGCTGCTGAGCTGGGCGCTGGGCTTGACCACGCCAATGCCTTCGAGACGCATGACCACCATGCCGGACAGGACGCTGCCGCCCATGCTGATGAGGTGCGGGGTGGGGCCGGCCCAGGAGACGAGCAGCGTCGGGCGCCCGACCGGGGCCGGTCCGAGCGCGCGCTGGTAGGACTGGAGGATGGCCGGGATCTCGGTGCGGAGGAAGGTGGCGAGCCAGGCCGGGAGGGCGGGATCGATGACGGTGGTCAGCGCCGGGCCAACCAGCGGGGTCGCCTTGCCGAACAGGAGATAGGCATCGCCGTCGTCGGTCGTGACCCGGTCGACACGGCGGCCCTGGTAAAGGATCGGGCTGCCGCCATCGCGGAACGTCATCCGGGTGGGGCGGGCCACTCCGGGCAGGAGGTCGCTGTCGCGCGGGGCCTTCGCGGCGACCGCGGCCGAGGGCAGGGGAAGAACTCGGAACGCGTCGGCATAGAGGGCGACCGCGCCATCGGTGAACAGCAGCGCCGGGTCGTAGCTGCCTTCGAGATTGGCCGAGACGGGCGTGAACGCCAGCCGGACTCGCGCGGGAACGGCTCCGCCGTCCGCCACCAGCGCGTCATAGTCGCCGATGCGCTCGAGCCGGACGCCCGGCGTGAGCACCCGGACGCTCGGGACGCGCCACGAGACGGGACCCTTCAGGGGTGGATGGGACTTGGCGAAGACCCAGACGGGCGCGGCGATGGCCAGGCGATAGTCGGCCGACCAGCGGTTCCCCGAGCGGGCGACCACGACACTGGCGACGGGCGCGTCAGGGCTTGCGGAGGTGGCGGCGGGTGCTGCCCCGGATGCCGCCAGGCTCGCGAGAAACAGCAGCGGTCGCTTCATCCCACCCCCGTCAGGATTCCCCGAGCTGCCATAGCACGAAGGCGTAGGCCTCGGCGACCTCGTGGAGCGAGTCCCAGCGGCCGCTCTTGCCGCCGTGGCCGGCGCCCATGTTGATCTTGAGCAAAAGGAGATTGTCGTCGGTCTTGAGCTCGCGGAGCTTCGCGGCCCACTTGGCCGGCTCCCAATAGGTCACGCGGGGATCGTTGAGGCCGCCGGTGATCAGCATCGGCGGATAGGCTTGGGCCTTGACCTGGTCGTAGGGCGAATAGCTGCGGATGAGGTCGAAGGCGGCCTTGTCCTCGATCGGGTTGCCCCACTCGGGCCACTCGCCGGGGGTGAGCGGCAGGCTGGCGTCGAGCATGGTGTTGAGCACGTCGACGAAGGGGACGTCGGCGACCACCGCGCCCCACAGCTCGGGATCGGAATTGGCGACCGCGCCCATCAGCTCGCCGCCCGCCGAGCCGCCCTGGATCGCGATCCGGCCGGGCCGGGTGAAGCCGGCGTCGACCAGGCCCTTCGCGGCGTCGACGAAGTCGTTGAAGGTGCTGGTCCGCCTGGTGAGCTTCCCGTCGAGGAACCACTGGTAGCCGAGGTCGTCGCCGCCGCGGATGTGGGCGATGGCGTAGGCGAAGCCGCGGTCGAGCAGGCTGAGGCGCGAGCTGGAGAAGCTCGGCGGGATGGCAAAGCCGTAGGCACCATAGGCATAGAGGAAGAGCTTGCCGTCGCCGTCCTTGCGGAAGTCGTCGCGGTAGACGACCGAGACGGGGATGGCGGCGCCGTCGCGGCCGGGGACCATCAGCCGCTCGGTGCGGTATTGCGAGGCGTCGTAGCCGGACGGGATCTCGGTGACCTTGCGGACCTCGAGGCGATCGTCCTCGGGATGATAGTCGTAGACGGTGCCGGGCGTGACCATCGAGGAATAGCCGACGCGGTAGGCGGCGGGGGCGAACTCGGGGTTGGAGCCAAACGCGGCGGAGTAGCTCGCCTCCGCGAAGGGGATCCGGCGGGTCTCGCCGGTGGCGTAATCGCGTAGCAGGAGCTGGTCGAGGCCGTCGACCCGGGCGGTCAGCGCGAGATGGTCGCGGAAGGCGGTGATCCCGCGGAGGTAGGTGCGATCGCTGCCCTCGACCAGCGTGTTCCACTCGCCCGGGGCGGCGAACTCGGCGGTGGCGACGCGGAAATTGACGTGGTTGTCGTTGGTGAGGATCCACAGCCGGCCGTGCGCGGCGTCGCAGCTATATTCGCGGCCGGTGCGGCGCGGGCTGATCATCACCGGCTCGGCGGCCGCGTCGTCCGCGGGGACGAAGCGGACCTCGCTGGTGGTGTTGTCGCCGGTGGCGATGAAGATGGTCGAGCGGTCCTGCGATTCGCCGACCCCGACCGAGAAGCCGAGCTCCTCGGTTTCCTCGTAGACGAGCTTGGCCCGGGCCGGGTCCTCGCCGAGGCGATGGTAGAGGGCGCGGTAGCTGCGCCAATTGTCGTTGACCTCGGTGTAGACGAGGCCGGCGCTGTCGGCAGTCCAGACCGGCGAGCCGATGCCGACCGTGGTCACCGTCTCGAGCTCGCGCCCGCTGTCGACCTCGCGGACGCTGAGGGTGAAGCGCTCCGAGCCGCTGTCGTCGATCATCGTCGCCATCAGCCGGCCGTCGGGGCTGACCGCGATCGCGCCGAGGCGGAAATAATCCTTGCCCGCGGCCGCGGCCGGTTCGGCGAAGATGAGCTGGTCGGCGCCGCCGGCGACCGGCCGCCGGTACCAGTCGCGATACTGGGCGCCGGGCTTGAACGCCCACCAGTAGAGCCAGTCGCCGTCCTTCTGCGGAACCGAGCTGTCGTCTTCCTTGATTCGCCCCTTCATCTCCTGGAACAGCGTGTCGACCAGCCCGGCATGCGGCTTCATCGCCGCCTCGAACCAGGCGTTCTCGGCCTTGAGGTAAGCGAGCACGTCGGCGTCGTTGACCTCGGGATAGGCCGGGTCGCGCAGCCAGGCGTAAGGGTCGTCGATGGTGACGCCATGGTGGCTGAAGCTGTGCGGGCGCTTGTCGGCGCGGGGCGGGCGCGGGGGCTGGTCGGTCATGAGCGCCCACCTAGGTCGTCGGGGCTGGCTTCACCAGCCCGGCTCTGCCAAGCCGTTGGGCGAGATGCACGAAGCGACCGTCCAGACCCACCTACTGCGCGACGCGGTGATCCTGCTCGGCTTCGCGCTGGGCTTCGTCATCCTGTTCCGCCGGCTCGGTCTGGGCGCGACACTGGGCTATCTGCTCGCGGGCGCGGTGGTGGGTCCGAGCGTGCTCGGGCTGGTCGGCGGGGCGGCGGAGAAGATCGACGTCGCCGAACTCGGGATCACCTTCCTGCTGTTCATCGTCGGCTTGGAGCTCAACCCGGCGCGGCTGTGGCGGATGAAGCGGGAAATCTTCGGGCTGGGGCTGCTGCAGGTGGCGAGCTGCGGGCTGCTGCTGGCCGGCTTCACCTGGGTGGTGACGAAGAACGACCTCGCCGCGGCGATCGCGCTCGGGCTGCCGCTCGGCCTCTCCTCGACCGCGCAGGTGCTGCCGCTGCTGCAGTCCTCGGGCCGGCTGCGCACCCCGTTCGGCGAGCGCGCCTTCGCGATCCTGCTGTTCCAGGACCTGTCGATCATCCCGCTGATCACCATCGTCACGCTGATGAGCCGCAACCCGGCCGACGCCAACGCGCCGCCCGGCTGGCTGCTGGCGCTCTATACGGTGGGCGCGATCGCCGGGCTGATCGCGCTCGGCCGGTTCGCGATCCGCCCGCTGTTCCGGCTGATCGGCAATCTCGGCGAGCGCGAGATGTTCGTGGTCGCCGCGCTGTTCACGATCATCGCCGCGGCGGCGCTGATGGAGCTGCTTGGCCTGTCGACCGCGCTCGGCGCCTTCGTCGCGGGCGTGATGCTGGCGGACTCGCCCTACCGCCACGAGCTGGAGGCCGACGTCGAGCCGTTCCGTTCGATCCTGCTCGGGCTGTTCTTCCTCTCGGTCGGAATGCTGCTCGACCTCGGGGCGATCGCCAAGGAGCCGCTGTTCGTGCTCGGCATGGCGGCGGCGCTGATCGCGGTGAAGACAGCGGTGATCGCCGGAATTGGGCTGGCCTTCCGGATGAGCTGGCGGAGCGCGCTCGGCCTCGGGATCCTGCTCAGCCAGGGCGGCGAGTTCGGCTTCGTGCTGTTCAGCCAGGCGCAGGGCGCGCAGCTGATCGACGCCGAGACGACCAGCCTGTTCAGCGCGATCGTGACCCTCTCGATGGTCACCACGCCGTTCCTGATGAAGGCGACGCGCAAGCTGCGCGAGGCGCCGGTCGAGCGGCAGGAGAAGCGGGAGGAGCCGCAGAACGATGGCGCCAATGCGCTGATCGTCGGCTACGGCCGGTTCGGGCAGACCGTCGCGCAGATGCTGATCGCCAGCGAGGTGCCGGTGACGCTGATCGACACCGACGTCGAGATGATCGACGTCGCCGGGGAGTTTGGCGCCAAGGTCTATTTCGGTGACGGCACGCGGGTCGACCTGCTGCGGCAGGCGGGCGCGGAAGAGGCCGAGCTGATCCTCTTCTGCATCGACGGCGACCAGCTCACCCCCGACATCATCGAGGGCGTGCACGAGGCGTTCCCCAAGGCGGCGCTGTACGCGCGGGCGTTCGACCGCCGCTCGGTGATCAAGCTCAAGGATTCGCCGGTCCGCTACGTGGTTCGCGAAGTGCTCGAGAGCGCGGTCCGGATGGCGCGGATGGCGCTGGAGGAAATCGGCGTCGGTGGCGAGCAGATTGACCGCTCCGAGGCGATGTACCGCGGGCGCGACCGCGAACGGCTGCATCGACAGTTCGAGACCGGCGACCTCAAGACCGCGCGCGAAAAGATCATCACCCAGGACGAACGGCGCTAGCCGGACCCGGCCCGCGCCCTGGGGCAGGGCGCGGGCCGGACGGCCATCACCGGGTCGGCAGGCTGATGGTGATGGCCGTGACGGCGAGCGCCGGAGCGGCCGACGCGGCGACCGCGCGGGCGCGGGCGAGCGCCTCCTCCATCTGCGGCCGCGACTGGCTCCACGCCGCGCGCGAGCAATCCTGCCAGCGAACAGTGTCGACGAGCGAGATGCCGGCGGCGCCCACGGCCTCGTTGCAGAGGTCGCGCACCGCGCCGGTTACCCTCCGGGCGAGCGCCCGCTCGCCGCGGCTCGTCGCGAGGTCGAGGCTTGCGAGTGGGATGTGGACGGTGAGCCGATCGGGCTCGGGGGCGGTGACGACAACCGGCCGGGCAAGCGCCGGAACGGCCGCAACCAGGAACAGGGCAGCGGCCGGAAGCATGGATGACGGGGCCATCGCATTCTCCTGCCTGATGGCGGCCATGCACCCCGGTGCGGCCGACCCCGCAAGACCGGTCGCCGACGGCTGCCGCCATGGCCAGCAGCGGCCGCTTGTCCGGCGATCAGTGTCCGAGGCTGATGACGATCGCCGAGGCGGCGATGGTCGAGGTCCCGGTGCTCGCGATCTCGCGGGCGCGCTGGATGGCGGCGGCGATCTGCGGATCGGCCTGCTCCCAGGCATCCCGCGAGCAATCTTTGCGCCCGAGGATCGAGTTGAGATCGGTCGTGCCGCCGGGCACGATCTCGTCGCAGAGACCGCGAATGCCTCCGCGCACGCGGGCCTGAAGCACGCGCTCGCCTGCCGGCACGGCGAGGTTGAGGTCGGCGTAGCTGATGTGGCGCACCACCCGGTCGGGTTCGGCGGTCACCACGACCGGGCCGCGCGCGAGCGACGGGCTGGCGGCCAGGGCCGTCAAGATGGCGGCGGAAATCATGAACGTCCTGCTCATTCTACCCTCCTGTCTTGAGGGCTTCAGGAATGAGCTTTCAGGAGGCGAGTCGCACGGGCTCTTCGGCAGGACGGAGCGCCGCATCGCCCGACGAACCGCCGCGTCGATGAACGTCGTTCCCGGATCGACGATCGGCGTCGAAGGCGGCCAGCGTGTCGCGCAGGTGGGTGCGCGAGATCAGCAGGCAGCTGCCGTCGCGACAGCAGACCTGCCAGCGACGGCCGCGACGGACGAGCTGCTCGATCGTGTCGCGGCGGACCAGGGTCGAGCGATGGATGCGGATGAAGCGTTCCCCCGGCAGCCGCTCGGCGAGCGCCTGGAGGGTGCTGTGGAGCAGCCAGGTGGCGCCCTCGGCATGGATCCGGACATAGTCGCGCTCGGCCGTGACCCGCTCGATCGCCGCGAGCAGCAGGCGCCGGTAGCCGCCGGCGACGGGGACCAGGAGGTCGGCGCTGGCGGCCTCGTCGGCAGGCTCGTGGTGACGGCAGATGATGCTGACGTCGATGTCGACGGCATCCCCGTCGAGCTCCTCGCGGGTGCGGTTCAGCCATTCGTCGAGCGCGGCGGGGCTCTCGAACGCCATTTCCGCGGCGAAATCGAACCGGCCGGTGAGGTCGAAGCCGCTGCAGCAGGCCGGCGATTCGACCAGCCCGCGGCGGAGCGCCGCGATGCGATTCGGCGCGAGCTCGGCCTGGAAGGCGATGCAAAGAAGGACCCGTAAGTCGTCGGGAACAGAGGATCTGATTGCGCCCATGACTCGGCTCCCGTGCGCTTACCGCCCGTCCCAGCCGACCGCCCCAAGCGCCTTTCTTACCATAGGCTAGGACCGATTTCCGACTCGTGGCCGATTTCGGCGTGGTCCGATCGCGGGCTATGCTGGCCGGAGCGCCGCCCGAGTCGGCGAGCGCGGGTGCGTCCTTCCGAGCCGATTTCCATCATCTCGAAGCAGGGAGCAGACCATGATGACACGCAAAGCCATGCTGACCTTCGCCGCGCTGGCGGCCGCCACCCCGGCGCTGGCCGGGGAAGTGACGGGCACCGGAAGCCCGACGCCGATCGATTCCTTCCGCGCTCACTCGCTGTGCGCTTTTTCCGGGCTGAACGACGACGGGCTCGGGCCGAGCAGCCTAGTCCAGGCCTATGGCATGTTCATCAAGGTCGGAGGGCCGGGATCGGCGCTGAGCCCGAGCATCGGCTGCCGCGGCAACTAGTTTCCGATTGTGAGCGCCGCCCCGGCCCCGGCTCGGTCCGGGGCGGCACCTCCTACTCCGCGCCGCCGGCGACGATCCGCTGCAACGCGGCGACGTGCTGGTCGAAGCGCTTGCGTCCATCCCGGCTGAGGCTGGCCCAGGTCCGCTGGCGCCCCTCGCTGCTGGCCTTGCGCAACTTGATCAGCCCGGCATCCGCCAGCGCGGAGAGATGCTTGGACATGACCGAGTCGCTCGCGCCGGTGATCGCCTTGAGGCGCGCGAACTCCGCCTCGTCGACGTTGGCGAGCACCGCGGCGACCTGCAGCCGGGCCGGCGCCTGCAGCAGCGGCTCGAACCCGGCGATCGGGTCGAACGGTTCAGGCGCCGAGTTCACGGACGAACACCCGCTGCCAGATCACGCTGCCCTGATAGGCGACGACAAACGCCAGCCCGGCCAGCGCGACGCTGGCGAGCGGCAGCCCGCGCGAGAGGCCGAGATAGACGCTGAGACCATAGATGCCGAGCAGCAGCAGCAGCAGCGGCAGCGCCACCATCCGGGTGCGGCCGCGCCGGTAGCCGTTGATGAAGACGCCGAGCCGACGCCGGTCGGAGCGGACGATGAAGCCCATGCCGAACAGAACGGCGAGCAGGATCACGAAGCGAAGGAC
This window harbors:
- a CDS encoding UrcA family protein, with protein sequence MAAIRQENAMAPSSMLPAAALFLVAAVPALARPVVVTAPEPDRLTVHIPLASLDLATSRGERALARRVTGAVRDLCNEAVGAAGISLVDTVRWQDCSRAAWSQSRPQMEEALARARAVAASAAPALAVTAITISLPTR
- a CDS encoding winged helix-turn-helix domain-containing protein, yielding MNSAPEPFDPIAGFEPLLQAPARLQVAAVLANVDEAEFARLKAITGASDSVMSKHLSALADAGLIKLRKASSEGRQRTWASLSRDGRKRFDQHVAALQRIVAGGAE
- a CDS encoding UrcA family protein, producing MSRTFMISAAILTALAASPSLARGPVVVTAEPDRVVRHISYADLNLAVPAGERVLQARVRGGIRGLCDEIVPGGTTDLNSILGRKDCSRDAWEQADPQIAAAIQRAREIASTGTSTIAASAIVISLGH
- a CDS encoding LytTR family DNA-binding domain-containing protein, encoding MGAIRSSVPDDLRVLLCIAFQAELAPNRIAALRRGLVESPACCSGFDLTGRFDFAAEMAFESPAALDEWLNRTREELDGDAVDIDVSIICRHHEPADEAASADLLVPVAGGYRRLLLAAIERVTAERDYVRIHAEGATWLLHSTLQALAERLPGERFIRIHRSTLVRRDTIEQLVRRGRRWQVCCRDGSCLLISRTHLRDTLAAFDADRRSGNDVHRRGGSSGDAALRPAEEPVRLAS